The proteins below come from a single Octopus sinensis linkage group LG10, ASM634580v1, whole genome shotgun sequence genomic window:
- the LOC115216685 gene encoding serine/threonine-protein kinase RIO1 encodes MDGQFDDAVDDTSEPILQEKFEKEVYSSSSSEENEESSDDYDDDLSFEWTNMSGNFTKRYNTAMSGGPTNSHQTASQSKNTKESYQPLDKVLKNVLDLKMKTTKYEGPSNCFFSKSERKAEAERLRGKDKSERATSEQALDPRTRMIIFKLLGRGVIYNINGCISTGKEANVYHATGKDDFDIAVKIYKTSILVFKDRDKYVSGEYRFRHGYCKRNPRKMVKTWAEKEMRNLQRIHQSGILCPKPILLRSHVFLMEFIGKDGWPAPLLHEAVLTESKARELYLDCILMMRTLYHECRLVHADLSEFNMLFHEGKIYLIDVSQSVEHDHPNALFFLRKDCTNVTDFFRKHSVCGLTVKELFDFVTDSSITDTNVDDYLDKAMTITAGRTLEEITQQDKVDEEVFKKIFIPRNLDEVVNFERDILNAKKGDTEQVYYQTVVGQKPDLSGPQKEPLLLEKQNDETGSAEESAENSDQTDDSGQDSDDENEDSGKNVEGNIHHRARNESPNSRKNRKKLVKEAKQKSRSQKIPKHVKKRKEKLAKTKR; translated from the coding sequence ATGGATGGACAGTTCGACGACGCCGTAGATGATACATCAGAGCCTATTCTACAAGAAAAATTCGAAAAGGAAGTTTACAGCAGTTCTTCaagtgaagaaaatgaagagtCTTCAGATGATTACGACGATGATCTGAGTTTTGAATGGACCAACATGTCTGGAAATTTCACGAAGAGATATAACACTGCCATGTCAGGCGGACCAACGAATTCACATCAAACAGCGTCACAGAGTAAAAATACGAAGGAGTCTTATCAGCCTCTTGACAAAGTTCTCAAAAATGTTCTTGATTTGAAGATGAAAACCACGAAATACGAAGGTCCATCTAATTGTTTTTTTAGTAAATCGGAAAGGAAAGCCGAAGCGGAACGCCTTCGAGGAAAAGACAAGTCTGAGCGAGCCACTTCAGAACAAGCTCTTGATCCACGGACTCGgatgataatttttaaattactAGGTCgtggtgtaatatataatatcaacGGTTGTATTAGCACTGGCAAGGAGGCCAATGTTTACCATGCCACCGGAAAAGATGATTTTGATATCGCtgtaaaaatttacaaaacttcGATTTTGGTCTTTAAAGATCGAGACAAATACGTCTCGGGTGAATATAGATTTCGACATGGATATTGCAAACGGAATCCCAGAAAGATGGTCAAAACGTGGGCTGAGAAAGAAATGCGAAATCTCCAAAGAATACATCAGTCTGGTATTTTGTGTCCGAAACCTATTCTGTTACGAAGTCATGTTTTCTTAATGGAGTTTATCGGAAAAGACGGCTGGCCAGCACCTTTGCTACACGAAGCTGTCTTAACAGAATCAAAAGCTCGTGAGTTGTATCTTGATTGTATTTTAATGATGAGAACATTGTATCATGAATGTCGGTTAGTTCACGCTGATCTAAGTGAATTCAACATGTTGTTTCACGAAGGGAAAATCTATTTGATCGATGTTTCTCAATCGGTCGAACACGACCACCCTAACGCATTGTTTTTCTTGCGTAAAGACTGTACAAATGTGACGGACTTTTTCCGTAAACATTCTGTTTGTGGTTTAACTGTGAAGGAACTATTCGATTTTGTCACTGATTCTTCTATAACAGACACGAACGTGGACGATTATCTAGATAAGGCTATGACCATTACTGCTGGGAGAACTTTGGAAGAAATTACGCAACAAGACAAAGTAGACGAGGAAGTGTTTAAGAAGATTTTTATCCCAAGAAATCTTGATGAAGTTGTTAATTTTGAACGCGATATTTTAAATGCTAAGAAAGGAGATACAGAACAGGTGTACTATCAGACAGTTGTTGGTCAAAAACCAGATTTAAGCGGACCACAAAAAGAACCATTATTACTTGAGAAACAAAATGATGAAACTGGTTCTGCAGAGGAGTCTGCAGAAAACTCTGACCAAACAGATGATAGCGGacaagatagtgatgatgaaaaCGAAGACAGTGGTAAGAACGTTGAAGGAAATATTCACCATAGAGCCAGGAACGAGTCACCCAATAGTCGCAAGAACCGTAAAAAATTAGTGAAAGAAGCTAAACAAAAGTCAAGAAGTCAAAAAATCCCAAAGCATGTGAAAAAACGCAAAGAGAAGTTAGCAAAGACAAAACGTTAA